The Planifilum fulgidum sequence ACCCATTCGGTGGCGCCGATCTTGCAATTGGCGGTGTCGATGGATTATGCCATTTTCCTGCTGCACAGTTTTTCCGGTTATCGCAAACGGATATCGGATCCCGACGAAGCCATGCGGCGGGCCGTCAAACAATCCTTCCCCGCGATTGCTGCCAGCGCATCCACCACCTTTTTCGGCTTCATCGCCCTCTCCTTTATGGAATTCGGCATCGGCGCCGATCTGGGTTTGAATCTGGTCAAGGGAATCGTTCTCAGCTTTCTCAGCGTCATCGTCTTTCTGCCGGCTTTCACCCTGATGTTTTACAAGTGGATCGATCGCACCCAGCATCCGCCCCTCGTTCCGAAATTGAAGGGGTTCGGGGAGCGGGTGCTGAAACTCCGGATTCCCAGTTTCATCGTCCTGATGCTTTTGATCGTGCCGGCATTTTTGGCCCAGAGTCAAACCTCCTTTGTCTACGGATTGGGCCAGCAGCCGGAGACCACCCGGGCCGGCGCGGATGCGGCGGCGATCCGGGAAGCGTTCGGGGAAAACAATTCGATCATTTTGCTCGTCCCCAAAGGGGATCCGGGAAAGGAAGAAAAACTCGTCCAGCGCCTGGAGCAGCTTCCCCTCGTCAAGAGCGTCTCCTCCTATGCAAACACCGTCGGTTCGGTCCTTCCGCCCGAGTATTTGGGGGAATCGGCGACGAAATCCTTTTACTCGGACAACTACGCACGCATCATTCTGAACGCGGAGACCGATTCCGAGGGGGAGGAAGTCTTTTCGTTGATCGATGAGGTTCGAAAAACGGCCGAATCGTATTATGACGAGGTCCATCTGCTCGGGGAGAGCGTCACCTTGTATGACATCAAAAAAACGGTGGAAAAGGACAACGCCCTCGTGAATCTGCTGACGGTGGGTTCGATCGCCCTCGTGCTCCTCTTCACTTTCCGTTCGGTCTCGATACCGGTCATCCTGCTGCTGACGATCCAATCGTCGGTCTGGATCAACTTGTCTGTTCCGTACTTCACCGATTCATCCCTGGTGTACGTCGGTTATCTGATCATCAGCACGGTGCAGCTGGCTGCGACCGTCGACTACGGCATATTGCTTACGGACACCTATCGGAACCTCCGGCAGTCGATGCCGGCGACGGAGGCGATAAAGAACGCCCTCAACGACAAGCTGTTTGCGATTTTGACGCCCGCGTCCATTCTGTCGACCGTCGGGTTCATTCTCTCCTTCACTTCCAGCAATCCCATCGTGTCGTCGATCGGGCTTTTGCTGGGAAGAGGGGCGCTGTTGGCGTTCGGGATGGTCGTGCTCGTCCTGCCCGCGATGTTGGTCCTTTTTGACCGGGTGATTGAAAAGACCACCCTGCGGCCGAACTTTTATCCGGGGAAAGGAGGATGGTGATGAAGCGCAAACGGACGGCGGTTCTGCTTATGGCCCTCCTTCTGCTGGTGTCGACGCCCGTCGCGATGGCGATGGATCAGGGCGCAGACTCCCCCGGAAAGGGGGTCCATTCGGGGAAAAGCGAAGTCGTGTATGCCATCTTGGAGGCCGACGGCGACCAAAAAGAGATTTATGTCGTCAACAAGTTTTCCGTCGAGCGGCCGGGGAAGATCACCGATTACGGACCCTACACCCGCGTAAAAAATTTGACCGACTTGACCGAGATAAAACTGAAGGGCGAGCGGGTCGGGTTTGTCGCTTCAAGGGACTTGTTCTATTATCAGGGGACCCTGAAGGACCGGCCGCTGCCCTGGGACATCGACATTTCCTACCGGTTGAACGGGAAGACCGTGTCCCCTGCGCAACTGCCGGGCAAAGACGGAAAGCTGGAGATCCGCATTCGCACCAAAGCCAATGAACAGGCGGGAGAGAACCCCTTTTTCGAGAATTACATGCTGCAGATTTCCCTCACTCTGGATCCGGAAATCTATCGAAACATCGAGGCGGAAGGGGGAACGGTCGCCGAGGCGGGCAAGAACCAACGGGTGACGTTCACCGCCATGCCCGGGAAAGAAGCGAGCTTTGTCGCAAAAGCCGATGTCCGGGATCTGGAAGTGGAAAGCATCGAAATCACGGGCATCCCGCCGGCCCTGTCCGTTGACACTCCCGAAACCGGCGAT is a genomic window containing:
- a CDS encoding efflux RND transporter permease subunit: MAHLAVSVNYNMADYLPQDTPSTRAVDLMEREFDEPAANARVMIHHVSVAEALAYKEKLEAIDGVTEVTWLDDVIDVKEPLETADPDLVEPYYKNETALFLLHIREGEEVETVDQIYELIGSENAVAGQAVDTAVSQKMAGQESFNATLLLIPILIVILVLSTTSWIEPLFFLIAIGVSVFINMGANVFVGEISFVTHSVAPILQLAVSMDYAIFLLHSFSGYRKRISDPDEAMRRAVKQSFPAIAASASTTFFGFIALSFMEFGIGADLGLNLVKGIVLSFLSVIVFLPAFTLMFYKWIDRTQHPPLVPKLKGFGERVLKLRIPSFIVLMLLIVPAFLAQSQTSFVYGLGQQPETTRAGADAAAIREAFGENNSIILLVPKGDPGKEEKLVQRLEQLPLVKSVSSYANTVGSVLPPEYLGESATKSFYSDNYARIILNAETDSEGEEVFSLIDEVRKTAESYYDEVHLLGESVTLYDIKKTVEKDNALVNLLTVGSIALVLLFTFRSVSIPVILLLTIQSSVWINLSVPYFTDSSLVYVGYLIISTVQLAATVDYGILLTDTYRNLRQSMPATEAIKNALNDKLFAILTPASILSTVGFILSFTSSNPIVSSIGLLLGRGALLAFGMVVLVLPAMLVLFDRVIEKTTLRPNFYPGKGGW